The Pan troglodytes isolate AG18354 chromosome 7, NHGRI_mPanTro3-v2.0_pri, whole genome shotgun sequence genome has a window encoding:
- the LOC129135725 gene encoding uncharacterized protein LOC129135725, which translates to MGICNSFSHRSFRFSCRSCSLQGPKRRGVEIRECGSGVWSKGGGEAGKGGAECGNGWDCTEGPSADAFSRLQLPKSFLWTRQYPQRMHPPLDFRSPDLRLQSSRHPLPPGCGPRAPWAQGPLRVPLKPGDGGRDRPTGVLSSCHLVSLACSLPPRVPAPHPPPPLSRLPNTAL; encoded by the coding sequence ATGGGTATATGTAATTCTTTCTCTCATCGATCGTTTCGATTCTCTTGCCGGTCTTGCAGTTTACAGGGTCCTAAACGAAGAGGGGTGGAGATTCGAGAGTGCGGGTCTGGCGTGTGGTCCAAAGGAGGGGGTGAAGCTGGGAAAGGGGGTGCAGAATGCGGGAACGGCTGGGATTGCACAGAAGGACCATCTGCGGACGCGTTTTCACGGCTCCAGCTCCCGAAATCGTTTCTCTGGACGCGGCAGTATCCGCAGCGCATGCACCCTCCTCTGGACTTCCGCAGCCCGGACCTGCGCTTACAGTCATCGCGCCACCCCCTCCCCCCGGGCTGCGGGCCCCGCGCTCCGTGGGCTCAGGGTCCCCTCCGCGTCCCCCTGAAGCCTGGGGACGGAGGTCGCGACCGGCCTACTGGGGTCCTGTCCTCTTGTCACCTTGTATCCCTCGCATGCTCCCTCCCGCCTCGTGtccctgctccccaccctccccctcctctctcccgcCTCCCTAACACTGCGCTTTGA